One genomic region from Reichenbachiella ulvae encodes:
- a CDS encoding glycoside hydrolase family 3 C-terminal domain-containing protein — translation MQEKIEQLYYLTDGNERLNIPQFTGSDGPHGIGNGAKGYSSFPVTIAMAATWDPNLITRVGRAISLEQAARTKDRIAGPTLDLLIDPRIGRAPETIGEDPFLGGRISEAFVKGQNTTSVFGSVKHYNLNTYEINRRTNNYLSDNRSLVEFWGYHWKRTVQQGGALSIMCAYNWVNGDKCAENSYLIKDLLRDQWGFNYYTMSDWGGFASTGKALESELDFCEGNDLYIKELPDGVREGKYDSTLVDRATRNILRTKILSGMMDGKPSIPKTVIDSKEHRALVYESGLKSLVLLKNSENLLPLNPEELKSVAVIGPNAGVLPLDGNSSSKVVPSYTIPVQDAMTKALGQDKVVYEKGCAINDADRSGFGSAIEAAKESEYVIFVGGLDSTVEGEGYFLDKEADEKGGGTVTRPDRPYGSVLLPGLQNELIQEIAKVNSNIILVVISGGTCSVTPVIDRVKGLLYAFYPGQEGGRAITDVILGQYNPSGKLPATIPKDDAQIIPISPDFRNMVTKGVGYRWFDSQGLEPEFAFGSGLSYTTFEYSNISLDRDQVDKGENILVTFDMKNIGERAGEEVAQLYLSTGTISPSIEMPVKQLRAFEKVRLEAGESKNITFTLSPEELYIYDETKGAYEVPVGEYKVQIGGASDQLPLKASFQIVEADGKPDLSVANIRTMPTFPKPGDEVVFMVSLINNGTAPTQVGDAHHIRFYLDGDEIANYFSQSISIPAGGMHLACAQELDGINWIAREGDFEVTAEIVVDRVGELNTDNNRCVGRLSLPNGRVVPEHLSQLF, via the coding sequence ATGCAAGAAAAAATCGAACAGCTCTACTATCTCACCGATGGAAATGAGCGTTTGAACATTCCACAATTTACCGGAAGTGATGGCCCGCATGGAATAGGGAATGGAGCCAAAGGCTACTCCTCTTTTCCTGTAACAATAGCCATGGCAGCTACATGGGATCCCAATCTCATCACTCGAGTAGGGAGAGCGATTTCTCTAGAGCAAGCAGCTAGAACTAAAGACCGCATAGCCGGACCTACTTTGGATTTGCTCATAGATCCACGCATAGGTCGAGCACCAGAAACCATTGGCGAAGATCCATTTTTAGGTGGACGAATCTCTGAGGCTTTTGTTAAAGGACAAAATACCACATCTGTTTTCGGATCAGTCAAACACTACAACCTAAATACCTACGAAATTAACCGCAGAACAAATAACTACCTAAGTGATAATAGAAGCTTGGTAGAATTCTGGGGATACCACTGGAAAAGAACCGTTCAGCAGGGCGGTGCCCTATCGATCATGTGTGCTTACAACTGGGTCAATGGAGATAAATGTGCCGAAAATAGTTACTTGATTAAAGACCTACTGAGAGATCAATGGGGTTTCAATTATTACACCATGTCTGATTGGGGTGGTTTCGCCTCGACTGGAAAAGCACTAGAGTCAGAACTGGATTTTTGTGAGGGAAATGATTTGTATATCAAAGAGTTGCCAGATGGAGTGCGAGAAGGTAAATATGACTCAACCTTGGTTGACCGTGCCACAAGAAATATTCTGAGAACAAAAATACTCTCTGGAATGATGGATGGTAAACCATCCATTCCCAAAACGGTGATCGATAGCAAAGAGCACAGGGCATTGGTCTATGAAAGCGGACTGAAGAGTTTGGTTTTGTTGAAAAACTCTGAAAACCTTTTACCTCTTAATCCTGAAGAATTAAAATCAGTAGCCGTGATAGGTCCCAATGCTGGGGTATTGCCTTTGGATGGTAACAGTAGCTCAAAGGTAGTACCGTCATATACGATTCCGGTTCAGGATGCAATGACCAAAGCTTTGGGGCAAGACAAAGTTGTGTACGAAAAAGGTTGTGCAATCAATGATGCCGATCGCTCTGGTTTTGGATCGGCAATAGAAGCGGCAAAGGAGTCTGAATATGTAATATTTGTGGGAGGCTTAGATAGCACGGTAGAGGGAGAAGGATACTTTCTAGATAAGGAAGCCGATGAGAAAGGAGGGGGAACAGTGACTCGTCCTGATCGACCATATGGGAGTGTCCTTTTGCCCGGTTTGCAAAATGAGTTGATTCAGGAAATTGCAAAGGTCAATTCTAATATAATATTAGTGGTGATCTCTGGGGGGACCTGCAGTGTCACTCCAGTGATTGATCGAGTGAAAGGCCTGCTTTATGCTTTTTATCCTGGACAGGAAGGAGGACGCGCAATCACGGATGTGATTCTGGGCCAATATAACCCATCTGGAAAGCTACCTGCTACCATCCCAAAGGATGACGCCCAGATCATACCTATATCACCGGATTTTAGAAATATGGTAACCAAAGGGGTGGGCTATCGATGGTTTGATTCACAGGGTTTGGAACCAGAGTTTGCTTTTGGTTCAGGTCTTAGTTACACCACTTTTGAGTATAGTAATATTTCTTTAGATCGTGACCAAGTCGACAAAGGCGAAAATATCCTAGTCACATTTGACATGAAAAACATTGGAGAGAGAGCAGGAGAGGAGGTAGCTCAACTTTACTTGTCAACAGGGACAATTAGTCCGTCGATAGAAATGCCAGTAAAGCAGCTGCGGGCTTTTGAAAAAGTAAGGTTAGAAGCTGGAGAAAGTAAAAACATAACGTTTACTCTTTCGCCCGAGGAGCTGTATATCTACGATGAAACCAAGGGTGCGTATGAAGTGCCAGTAGGTGAATACAAAGTACAAATCGGTGGGGCATCCGATCAACTGCCATTGAAAGCCAGCTTCCAAATAGTGGAAGCCGATGGCAAACCGGATTTATCCGTAGCTAACATCCGAACGATGCCCACCTTTCCAAAGCCCGGTGATGAGGTTGTTTTCATGGTTTCTTTAATCAATAATGGAACTGCCCCCACCCAAGTTGGGGATGCTCATCACATCCGATTTTACCTGGATGGGGATGAAATCGCCAACTACTTTTCCCAATCCATTTCTATTCCTGCAGGTGGTATGCATCTGGCTTGTGCCCAGGAACTCGATGGCATCAATTGGATTGCAAGAGAGGGAGATTTTGAAGTGACAGCCGAGATAGTAGTTGACAGAGTTGGAGAACTGAATACGGATAACAATCGTTGCGTGGGCCGATTGAGTCTACCAAATGGAAGAGTTGTACCTGAGCATTTAAGCCAATTGTTTTAA
- a CDS encoding carbohydrate-binding protein, translated as MKSINKLKRNLLYLAFAGLAVAACEEEDLSGNMQFEPGTIEATVSETAITNGTSVKYTDFSTKVQTRKWTFNGGDPASSTDSVVNVTYPWGGDWEAILEIKFIDNSVKLDTFLIEVDGPSAPASLPYSGSPAAVPGTIEAEDYDLGTSGLAYYDTDAGNNAINSGSPVYRTDNDTEGNVDVQVNDPGVTNIGWTSGGEWLNYTVDVASAGTHTIDFVLGSDPGGFSVQLSKINGEDTTFIAESGDFSSTGGWSTYKSFKVAAELEEGVQLWHLYLTGGSTNVDKLVITEGEPVIDAVVEATASSLVVNEGESITFTDKSTIVADRTWTFEGGDPATSTEAEVVVTYATAGTYTATLDVNHTDGTSGSQTFDIEVKVPTSRTGNLGIYTENTTVETSSSVATQNNQMVAISAVTTDAYEGSEALFFEYVWADGAYGYHATLNPDPSPLDASGYEEGFYNVAIKTTCVGKFKIRIRDASGGNFFVIMDDAVKTYGLERDGAWHKLKIPVSSFTKDGDGNGDKPDLSTLSNVFVLRSDEGSPTPADGDDWDFYVDDIYFSVD; from the coding sequence ATGAAAAGCATAAATAAACTCAAAAGAAACTTGCTATACCTGGCTTTTGCAGGGTTGGCAGTTGCGGCGTGTGAAGAGGAGGATCTATCTGGAAACATGCAATTCGAACCTGGAACGATTGAAGCGACAGTTTCTGAAACTGCTATCACCAATGGTACCAGCGTGAAATATACTGATTTTTCTACCAAGGTGCAGACAAGAAAGTGGACTTTCAATGGTGGAGATCCGGCTTCTTCAACTGATTCTGTTGTCAATGTTACTTACCCTTGGGGGGGCGATTGGGAGGCCATTTTGGAAATAAAATTCATTGATAATTCTGTCAAGTTGGACACCTTCCTCATTGAAGTGGATGGTCCATCTGCACCTGCGTCCTTACCATATTCAGGTTCTCCTGCTGCCGTCCCAGGAACTATTGAGGCGGAAGATTATGATTTAGGTACTTCTGGTTTGGCCTATTACGATACTGATGCGGGCAATAATGCCATAAACTCTGGTAGCCCTGTCTATCGTACTGATAATGACACAGAAGGAAACGTCGACGTTCAAGTCAATGATCCAGGTGTGACCAATATTGGTTGGACCTCTGGAGGAGAGTGGTTGAATTATACTGTAGATGTGGCCTCTGCTGGTACTCATACTATTGATTTCGTATTGGGTAGTGACCCGGGAGGATTCTCTGTCCAGCTTAGCAAAATCAATGGAGAAGATACGACTTTCATTGCTGAGTCGGGTGATTTTAGCTCAACTGGTGGCTGGAGTACTTACAAGAGTTTTAAGGTAGCTGCTGAATTGGAAGAGGGTGTTCAATTGTGGCACTTGTACCTGACTGGAGGATCAACTAATGTGGACAAACTTGTGATTACTGAAGGCGAACCAGTAATAGATGCTGTCGTTGAAGCAACAGCTTCTTCATTAGTAGTGAACGAAGGGGAGTCAATTACCTTCACAGACAAATCAACCATTGTGGCTGATAGAACATGGACTTTTGAAGGTGGAGATCCAGCTACCTCTACGGAGGCTGAGGTTGTAGTGACTTATGCAACCGCTGGTACCTATACTGCTACTTTAGATGTGAATCATACAGATGGTACTTCAGGTTCTCAGACTTTTGATATTGAAGTGAAAGTACCAACATCTCGTACCGGAAACCTGGGTATCTATACTGAAAATACAACCGTAGAGACCAGTTCCAGTGTGGCAACTCAGAATAACCAAATGGTGGCAATAAGCGCTGTGACAACAGATGCTTATGAAGGTTCAGAAGCCTTATTCTTTGAATACGTTTGGGCTGATGGGGCGTATGGTTACCATGCAACTTTGAATCCAGACCCTAGTCCACTAGATGCTTCTGGATATGAGGAAGGATTCTACAATGTTGCGATCAAAACGACATGTGTTGGCAAGTTCAAAATTAGAATAAGAGATGCATCTGGAGGAAACTTCTTCGTGATCATGGACGATGCGGTTAAAACTTACGGTTTAGAAAGAGATGGTGCTTGGCACAAATTGAAGATCCCTGTATCGAGCTTCACTAAAGATGGTGATGGTAACGGTGATAAGCCTGATTTATCTACTCTTAGCAATGTATTTGTGTTGAGAAGTGATGAGGGTAGTCCGACACCAGCAGATGGTGATGACTGGGATTTTTATGTAGATGATATCTACTTCTCAGTAGACTAA
- a CDS encoding RagB/SusD family nutrient uptake outer membrane protein codes for MNKIFKYMALAMGVFFLGSCEEYLDEVPVTSISVDYIFDSPDGLDVGITSLYNLMRRNNFPAFGDNGGNPMKANLFFYVGTDLGHTRTWHRPYDISAMSPQGFPEYKWTRAYEIIDRASGIIAAASQMEGDEAQLNRIEAEAKAMRGECYFDLIRMYDNIILDTTAVTPQNANDPQVFEVANPADVYAVIKSDLDFAIEHLEWSVASGRYGQGAVRHIRGKVAMWESDWSEAASQFDAIIDDGTHYLVGLNEVFGQDVNHSESLFTYQRDEDLGTTAGNGDNTAGGRGTWHSSVFNNRAYEMSTGEIVQSAEYGGQALGWSFPNDYLQSLYDQDNDRRYTTYYYPLTKYVNAPGHPNFGEEISVYDDNFRRHHFSLKKFHDEDKAVLTNDSWKDDMYYRFAETLLLSAEAHWRMSGSDTDAKALEYINMIRERAFGNSDHNFTTFNLDIYLEESARELAFEKNRWFLLKRMGLLVERQQMYYTYGSSSTNQILEPMAPHMVRLPIPQSQIDLMGTFPQNPGY; via the coding sequence ATGAACAAGATATTTAAATATATGGCATTGGCAATGGGAGTGTTTTTCCTTGGCTCGTGCGAGGAGTATTTGGACGAAGTTCCGGTAACTTCGATTTCGGTGGATTATATATTTGATTCACCAGACGGTTTGGACGTGGGCATCACTTCCCTCTATAACTTGATGAGAAGGAATAACTTCCCTGCTTTTGGCGATAATGGAGGGAATCCAATGAAAGCAAATTTGTTTTTCTACGTAGGGACGGATCTTGGCCACACCAGAACTTGGCACAGACCTTATGACATATCAGCCATGAGTCCTCAGGGTTTTCCAGAATACAAATGGACCAGGGCTTATGAGATCATCGATAGAGCATCAGGAATCATCGCTGCAGCTTCTCAAATGGAAGGAGATGAAGCTCAATTGAATCGAATAGAAGCTGAGGCGAAGGCAATGAGAGGGGAGTGCTATTTTGATTTGATCAGAATGTATGACAACATCATCTTGGATACCACTGCTGTAACTCCTCAAAACGCCAATGACCCTCAGGTATTTGAGGTGGCCAACCCTGCTGATGTTTACGCAGTGATCAAATCTGATTTGGATTTTGCGATAGAACATTTGGAATGGTCGGTGGCCTCTGGAAGATATGGCCAAGGTGCTGTTCGACACATTAGAGGTAAAGTTGCGATGTGGGAGAGTGATTGGTCTGAGGCTGCCTCGCAATTTGATGCGATCATTGATGATGGTACTCATTACTTGGTTGGCTTAAACGAAGTGTTTGGTCAGGATGTAAATCATTCGGAATCACTCTTTACTTATCAGAGAGATGAAGACCTGGGAACCACTGCTGGAAATGGTGACAATACTGCTGGTGGAAGAGGTACATGGCATAGTAGCGTATTTAACAATCGTGCTTATGAAATGTCAACAGGTGAAATCGTGCAGAGCGCTGAGTACGGTGGGCAGGCCTTGGGTTGGTCTTTCCCTAATGACTATTTGCAATCACTTTACGATCAAGACAATGATAGAAGATATACTACATATTACTATCCATTGACTAAATATGTAAATGCTCCAGGCCACCCGAATTTTGGTGAAGAGATATCAGTATATGATGATAATTTCAGAAGACACCATTTCAGTCTAAAGAAATTTCATGATGAGGACAAGGCGGTATTGACCAATGACAGTTGGAAAGATGATATGTACTACCGTTTTGCAGAGACCTTGCTGTTGAGCGCAGAGGCTCACTGGAGAATGTCTGGTAGTGATACAGATGCCAAAGCTTTGGAATATATCAACATGATTCGTGAAAGAGCATTCGGAAATTCTGATCACAATTTCACGACTTTCAATCTGGACATCTATCTGGAGGAATCTGCGAGAGAATTGGCATTTGAGAAAAACAGATGGTTTTTGCTGAAGAGAATGGGCTTATTGGTAGAAAGACAGCAGATGTATTATACCTATGGTTCAAGCTCGACCAACCAAATTCTGGAACCGATGGCACCACATATGGTGAGGTTGCCAATTCCTCAAAGCCAGATTGATTTGATGGGAACCTTTCCTCAAAACCCTGGATACTAA